The Rissa tridactyla isolate bRisTri1 chromosome 16, bRisTri1.patW.cur.20221130, whole genome shotgun sequence genome includes a window with the following:
- the C1QB gene encoding complement C1q subcomponent subunit B isoform X1: MLLSSAWALAASPWIGPCTCCIQIRASAEEQMQTVWVMVIFLAGGQLASGTLCKTYGTIPGIPGSPGQPGSNGRDGKNGLKGDRGPPGQVEHEGDMGEKGDPGEMGYPGKIGPRGPPGSKGLPGPMGPPGAQGDSGDYKATLKSAFSAARTISSYPRREQPIRFDRIITNVKGHYENRYGRFICQVPGIYYFTYHVTSRSNLCLSVKKGRGGSRGEKVVTFCDYVHSSYQVTTGGVVLKVAANESVWLEPTEKNSLVGIEGSDSIFSGFLVFPDA, from the exons ATGCTCTTGTCGTCTGCCTGGGCCCTGGCTGCGAGCCCATGGATTGGTCCTTGTACCTGCTGCATCCAGATCAGAGCTTCTGCAGAAGAA CAGATGCAGACCGTGTGGGTGATGGTGATCTTCCTGGCTGGAGGGCAGCTTGCAAGCGGCACACTCTGCAAGACCTATGGCACCATCCCAGGCATCCCAGGGTCACCAGGACAGCCTGGCAGCAATGGCAGAGATGGGAAGAATGGCCTAAAGGGCGACCGAG GTCCCCCTGGCCAGGTGGAGCATGAAGGAGACATGGGGGAGAAGGGAGACCCAGGAGAGATGGGGTACCCTGGGAAGATTGGCCCCAGGGGCCCCCCAGGTTCAAAGGGTTTACCAGGTCCCATGGGACCCCCCGGCGCTCAGGGGGACTCTGGTGACTACAAGGCCACCCTCAAGTCCGCCTTCTCTGCTGCCAGGACCATCAGCTCCTACCCACGCCGGGAGCAGCCCATCCGCTTTGATCGCATCATCACCAATGTGAAGGGTCACTACGAGAACCGGTATGGCCGCTTCATCTGCCAAGTCCCAGGCATCTACTACTTCACCTACCACGTCACCTCCAGGAGCAACCTGTGCCTCAGTGTGAAAAAGGgccggggtggcagcaggggtgAGAAGGTGGTAACCTTCTGTGACTATGTGCACAGCAGCTACCAGGTCACCACGGGTGGCGTCGTCCTCAAGGTGGCAGCGAATGAATCCGTCTGGCTGGAGCCAACAGAGAAGAACTCTCTAGTGGGGATTGAAGGGTCCGACAGCATCTTCTCCGGCTTCCTGGTCTTTCCCGATGCTTAG
- the C1QB gene encoding complement C1q subcomponent subunit B isoform X2, which translates to MARLDIRPLEQANPSPNVHVTEALGTCKLQMQTVWVMVIFLAGGQLASGTLCKTYGTIPGIPGSPGQPGSNGRDGKNGLKGDRGPPGQVEHEGDMGEKGDPGEMGYPGKIGPRGPPGSKGLPGPMGPPGAQGDSGDYKATLKSAFSAARTISSYPRREQPIRFDRIITNVKGHYENRYGRFICQVPGIYYFTYHVTSRSNLCLSVKKGRGGSRGEKVVTFCDYVHSSYQVTTGGVVLKVAANESVWLEPTEKNSLVGIEGSDSIFSGFLVFPDA; encoded by the exons ATGGCCAGGCTGGACATCAGACCTCTGGAACAGGCTAACCCATCCCCAAATGTTCATGTGACTGAAGCTCTGGGCACTTGTAAACTG CAGATGCAGACCGTGTGGGTGATGGTGATCTTCCTGGCTGGAGGGCAGCTTGCAAGCGGCACACTCTGCAAGACCTATGGCACCATCCCAGGCATCCCAGGGTCACCAGGACAGCCTGGCAGCAATGGCAGAGATGGGAAGAATGGCCTAAAGGGCGACCGAG GTCCCCCTGGCCAGGTGGAGCATGAAGGAGACATGGGGGAGAAGGGAGACCCAGGAGAGATGGGGTACCCTGGGAAGATTGGCCCCAGGGGCCCCCCAGGTTCAAAGGGTTTACCAGGTCCCATGGGACCCCCCGGCGCTCAGGGGGACTCTGGTGACTACAAGGCCACCCTCAAGTCCGCCTTCTCTGCTGCCAGGACCATCAGCTCCTACCCACGCCGGGAGCAGCCCATCCGCTTTGATCGCATCATCACCAATGTGAAGGGTCACTACGAGAACCGGTATGGCCGCTTCATCTGCCAAGTCCCAGGCATCTACTACTTCACCTACCACGTCACCTCCAGGAGCAACCTGTGCCTCAGTGTGAAAAAGGgccggggtggcagcaggggtgAGAAGGTGGTAACCTTCTGTGACTATGTGCACAGCAGCTACCAGGTCACCACGGGTGGCGTCGTCCTCAAGGTGGCAGCGAATGAATCCGTCTGGCTGGAGCCAACAGAGAAGAACTCTCTAGTGGGGATTGAAGGGTCCGACAGCATCTTCTCCGGCTTCCTGGTCTTTCCCGATGCTTAG
- the C1QB gene encoding complement C1q subcomponent subunit B isoform X3: protein MQTVWVMVIFLAGGQLASGTLCKTYGTIPGIPGSPGQPGSNGRDGKNGLKGDRGPPGQVEHEGDMGEKGDPGEMGYPGKIGPRGPPGSKGLPGPMGPPGAQGDSGDYKATLKSAFSAARTISSYPRREQPIRFDRIITNVKGHYENRYGRFICQVPGIYYFTYHVTSRSNLCLSVKKGRGGSRGEKVVTFCDYVHSSYQVTTGGVVLKVAANESVWLEPTEKNSLVGIEGSDSIFSGFLVFPDA, encoded by the exons ATGCAGACCGTGTGGGTGATGGTGATCTTCCTGGCTGGAGGGCAGCTTGCAAGCGGCACACTCTGCAAGACCTATGGCACCATCCCAGGCATCCCAGGGTCACCAGGACAGCCTGGCAGCAATGGCAGAGATGGGAAGAATGGCCTAAAGGGCGACCGAG GTCCCCCTGGCCAGGTGGAGCATGAAGGAGACATGGGGGAGAAGGGAGACCCAGGAGAGATGGGGTACCCTGGGAAGATTGGCCCCAGGGGCCCCCCAGGTTCAAAGGGTTTACCAGGTCCCATGGGACCCCCCGGCGCTCAGGGGGACTCTGGTGACTACAAGGCCACCCTCAAGTCCGCCTTCTCTGCTGCCAGGACCATCAGCTCCTACCCACGCCGGGAGCAGCCCATCCGCTTTGATCGCATCATCACCAATGTGAAGGGTCACTACGAGAACCGGTATGGCCGCTTCATCTGCCAAGTCCCAGGCATCTACTACTTCACCTACCACGTCACCTCCAGGAGCAACCTGTGCCTCAGTGTGAAAAAGGgccggggtggcagcaggggtgAGAAGGTGGTAACCTTCTGTGACTATGTGCACAGCAGCTACCAGGTCACCACGGGTGGCGTCGTCCTCAAGGTGGCAGCGAATGAATCCGTCTGGCTGGAGCCAACAGAGAAGAACTCTCTAGTGGGGATTGAAGGGTCCGACAGCATCTTCTCCGGCTTCCTGGTCTTTCCCGATGCTTAG